The following are encoded together in the Thermosipho japonicus genome:
- a CDS encoding CBS domain-containing protein, translating to MKIVTPHRTPDFDGFASAYAFKKINPEFEIVVSGRFQQNLEEFLRLFEFKYLRDVEINENLKELVLVDTASLDRIGSKILEKITDYTKIVAYDHHPKLKLIDEKIEVDSFEIGAITSYFVLKIKENGIDISPEEATLFLIAIYEDTGNFLYDTTTVEDLEAAKFLLENGARLDWVQEFISFELNSEQKELLHLLSENVETFNIYDYKIAIAKAEIEKFIGGLNVITYKLWEFEDLETLIVVVRMGKKVFLVGRTKNDDISIKKIMQYFGGNGHEKAGSATLQNVSLDEVIYKLKDVLPKFINFSKKAKDIMTSPVRTVFSHENIGKVYEMMNLTGHGGFPIIEGNKLVGIVTRKAVDKAMRHGFSDRPVKSIMTTSLVTVHEDDPVFKVRKLMLENDVGRIPVLSKNNILVGIITRSDLLNLDEKELKKEKESTLKFEDVKHLMVDRIPSRILNLLRLIGSYGEDKKMPVYVVGGFVRDLLLGLENYDIDIVVEGNGLEFAKYASKQLGAKMVEHEKFLTASLFFKDGFRIDIATARTEYYEKPADLPQVDISTIKKDLYRRDFTINAMAIKLNTKEFGLLYDFFDSRKDLKEGLIRVLHKLSFVEDPTRIIRAVRFEQRFGFKIEEETLRILHETLNGGFLEKVSGQRIRQELEKILGEREPLNAIKRLAQLKILKHIFPKTYFTSVMEKKLENLFNNLRIIRELYKKVNIFYSLLRILLEYYDIDTLKQVIKKYGIPKKFIDEIKATETRLPPLLNMIKYKIRFSDIYKVIGKPSAETAAHIMSYIDEEDSKEYFVEYLKRVFSTKLSISGNYLKEKMNVKNSVEIGKVMNELYCRKLDNPSINEEGELKKILEDET from the coding sequence TTGAAAATAGTTACTCCACATAGAACTCCTGATTTTGATGGTTTTGCGTCTGCATATGCATTTAAAAAAATAAATCCAGAATTTGAAATAGTAGTTAGTGGAAGATTTCAACAAAACCTTGAAGAATTTTTAAGATTATTTGAATTTAAATATTTAAGGGATGTGGAAATCAATGAAAATTTAAAAGAGCTTGTTCTTGTGGATACGGCAAGTTTAGATAGAATTGGAAGTAAGATTTTAGAAAAAATAACTGATTATACTAAGATAGTTGCGTATGATCATCATCCAAAATTGAAGTTAATAGATGAAAAAATAGAAGTAGATAGCTTTGAAATTGGGGCAATAACGAGTTATTTTGTTTTAAAAATAAAAGAAAATGGTATAGATATTTCTCCAGAGGAAGCGACTCTATTCTTAATTGCAATATATGAGGATACTGGTAATTTTTTGTATGATACAACAACTGTTGAAGATCTTGAAGCAGCAAAATTTTTGCTAGAAAATGGTGCAAGACTTGATTGGGTTCAGGAATTTATAAGTTTTGAGTTAAATAGTGAACAAAAAGAATTACTGCATTTGTTAAGTGAAAATGTTGAAACTTTTAATATATATGATTACAAAATTGCAATTGCCAAAGCAGAAATTGAAAAGTTTATCGGTGGATTAAATGTAATTACATATAAGCTCTGGGAATTTGAAGATTTAGAAACTTTAATAGTTGTAGTGAGAATGGGGAAAAAGGTCTTTTTGGTGGGGAGAACAAAAAACGATGATATTAGTATAAAGAAAATAATGCAATATTTTGGTGGCAATGGGCACGAAAAAGCTGGTTCTGCAACTCTTCAAAATGTTTCTTTAGATGAGGTAATTTATAAATTAAAAGATGTTCTTCCAAAATTTATAAATTTTTCTAAAAAGGCAAAAGATATAATGACATCACCTGTTAGGACAGTTTTTTCACATGAGAACATTGGGAAAGTATATGAAATGATGAATTTGACAGGACATGGAGGTTTCCCAATAATAGAAGGTAATAAATTAGTTGGTATTGTTACAAGAAAAGCAGTTGATAAGGCAATGAGGCATGGTTTTTCAGATCGTCCGGTAAAGTCTATAATGACAACTTCACTAGTTACTGTGCATGAAGATGATCCAGTTTTTAAAGTTAGAAAACTAATGCTTGAAAACGATGTTGGTAGGATACCTGTTTTAAGTAAAAATAATATTTTGGTTGGAATAATTACTCGATCAGATTTACTGAACCTTGATGAGAAAGAGTTAAAAAAAGAAAAAGAATCAACACTGAAATTTGAAGATGTTAAACATTTGATGGTTGATAGAATCCCTAGTCGGATATTAAATCTTTTAAGACTTATTGGAAGCTATGGAGAAGATAAAAAAATGCCTGTTTATGTAGTTGGAGGTTTTGTTAGGGATTTACTTTTAGGATTGGAAAATTATGATATAGATATTGTGGTTGAAGGAAACGGATTAGAATTTGCAAAGTATGCAAGCAAGCAGTTAGGAGCTAAGATGGTAGAACATGAAAAATTTTTGACAGCGTCGCTATTTTTTAAAGATGGTTTTAGGATTGATATAGCAACGGCTAGGACAGAATATTATGAAAAACCAGCTGATTTGCCGCAAGTAGATATTAGTACCATAAAGAAAGATTTATATCGTCGTGATTTTACTATTAATGCAATGGCTATAAAATTAAATACTAAAGAATTTGGGTTACTTTATGATTTTTTCGATTCAAGAAAAGATTTAAAAGAAGGTTTAATAAGAGTATTGCACAAATTAAGCTTTGTTGAAGATCCGACAAGAATAATTAGAGCTGTAAGATTTGAACAGAGATTTGGGTTTAAAATAGAAGAAGAAACATTGAGGATTTTACATGAAACACTCAATGGAGGTTTTCTTGAAAAAGTTAGTGGACAAAGGATAAGACAAGAGTTAGAAAAAATTCTAGGAGAAAGAGAGCCGTTAAATGCAATTAAAAGATTAGCGCAGCTAAAGATTTTAAAACATATATTTCCTAAAACCTATTTTACAAGTGTTATGGAAAAAAAGTTGGAAAATTTGTTTAATAACCTTAGGATTATAAGAGAATTATACAAAAAGGTTAATATTTTTTATTCATTACTGAGAATTTTGCTTGAATACTACGATATTGATACATTAAAACAGGTTATCAAAAAGTATGGTATTCCTAAAAAATTTATAGATGAGATAAAAGCAACAGAAACTAGATTACCTCCCCTTTTAAACATGATAAAATATAAAATAAGGTTTTCAGATATTTATAAAGTAATAGGTAAACCTTCAGCTGAGACAGCTGCTCATATAATGTCATATATTGACGAAGAGGATTCTAAAGAATATTTTGTAGAATATTTAAAAAGGGTTTTTTCAACAAAGCTTAGCATTTCAGGCAATTATTTAAAAGAAAAAATGAATGTGAAAAATTCTGTTGAAATTGGAAAAGTTATGAATGAGTTATATTGTAGAAAATTAGATAACCCATCAATTAATGAAGAAGGAGAATTAAAAAAAATATTGGAGGATGAAACATGA
- the glmM gene encoding phosphoglucosamine mutase, whose amino-acid sequence MRYFGTDGIRGVVNEFLTPELAFRLGNAVGNMVNGKVFIAKDTRNSGDMLEAALIAGITSAGADVYRCGIMPTPALALITKLEDAAGIMISASHNPPEYNGLKVIMKGYKLPDSLEERIENEMQNVKYNSFEKVGRVIDYKLAEEEYFNYIKELYKNLDLSGLKIVMDVANGATYNLNPKILEYFGAKIEVVNNEPDGFNINKDCGSTHPENIKNYIVNGKIGVLHDGDGDRCIFLDENGQEFHGDKIIGLTALQLKKEGRLKNDKVVVTILSNIGLERFLNENSIDVVRTKVGDRYVLEEMLKENIILGGERSGHIIYLDRSTTGDGLITALETLSAVVNSGKRLVELSKLIPDYPQVMINVKVNDKEVYKSKEVFEKLKSIKDYRVIVRPSGTEPVVRVLVEGPDMDESTIIANDIADLIKKLDNKKE is encoded by the coding sequence GTGAGATACTTTGGAACAGATGGAATTAGAGGAGTTGTTAATGAATTTCTAACTCCAGAGCTAGCTTTTAGACTTGGTAATGCTGTAGGAAACATGGTTAATGGAAAAGTTTTTATTGCAAAAGATACAAGGAATTCAGGTGATATGTTAGAAGCAGCTCTTATTGCTGGTATTACTTCTGCAGGCGCTGATGTGTATAGGTGTGGAATAATGCCAACTCCAGCACTTGCTTTAATAACCAAACTTGAAGATGCAGCAGGAATAATGATTTCTGCATCTCATAATCCTCCCGAATATAATGGATTGAAGGTAATAATGAAGGGTTATAAGTTGCCTGATAGTTTAGAAGAACGTATAGAAAATGAAATGCAAAATGTAAAATATAATTCTTTTGAAAAAGTTGGAAGAGTAATTGATTATAAGTTAGCTGAAGAAGAGTATTTTAATTATATAAAGGAACTTTATAAGAATTTAGATTTGTCAGGATTGAAAATTGTAATGGATGTTGCTAACGGAGCAACGTATAATCTAAATCCTAAAATTTTGGAATATTTTGGAGCAAAAATTGAAGTTGTTAACAATGAACCTGATGGTTTTAATATAAATAAAGATTGTGGTTCAACTCATCCAGAAAACATAAAAAATTACATAGTTAATGGAAAAATTGGAGTTTTGCATGATGGAGATGGTGATAGGTGTATTTTTTTGGATGAAAATGGTCAGGAATTTCATGGAGATAAAATTATAGGTTTGACAGCATTACAGTTAAAAAAAGAAGGGCGTTTGAAGAATGACAAGGTAGTGGTAACAATTTTGTCTAATATAGGACTTGAAAGATTTTTAAATGAAAATTCAATAGATGTAGTAAGAACTAAAGTTGGTGACAGATATGTTTTGGAAGAGATGCTAAAGGAAAATATAATTTTAGGTGGAGAAAGAAGTGGTCATATAATTTATCTAGATAGATCTACAACAGGTGATGGTCTTATTACAGCACTAGAGACGTTATCAGCTGTGGTAAATTCTGGAAAAAGATTAGTTGAGTTATCGAAATTAATACCTGATTATCCGCAAGTGATGATAAATGTAAAGGTTAATGATAAGGAAGTTTATAAATCAAAAGAAGTATTTGAAAAATTAAAATCAATTAAAGATTATAGAGTTATAGTAAGACCATCCGGAACAGAACCAGTTGTAAGGGTTTTGGTTGAGGGTCCAGATATGGACGAATCAACAATTATAGCTAATGATATAGCAGATTTAATAAAAAAACTTGATAATAAAAAGGAGTGA
- the pyrR gene encoding bifunctional pyr operon transcriptional regulator/uracil phosphoribosyltransferase PyrR — MKKILGKDDIRRSLMRISHEILERNKGAEDIVLLGIYTRGYYLAKRISENIQMIEGIAVPVGGLDVGPFRDDEKKTKEDKSNINFEVKNKVVILVDDVLFTGRTIRAAMDAVTSRGRPKFIQLAVLVDRGHREFPIRPDYVGKNIPSSKERETIKVRISEVDEEDSVYILDKEEEQ, encoded by the coding sequence ATGAAAAAGATTTTGGGAAAAGATGATATAAGAAGGTCATTAATGAGAATTTCCCACGAAATTTTAGAAAGAAATAAAGGAGCAGAAGATATTGTTTTACTTGGAATATATACAAGGGGATATTATTTGGCTAAAAGAATATCAGAAAATATTCAAATGATAGAGGGTATTGCAGTGCCAGTTGGTGGACTTGATGTTGGACCATTTAGGGATGATGAAAAAAAGACCAAAGAAGATAAGAGTAATATAAATTTTGAAGTAAAGAATAAGGTAGTAATATTAGTGGATGATGTTTTGTTTACAGGCCGAACGATAAGAGCGGCTATGGATGCAGTTACAAGTAGGGGAAGGCCAAAATTTATACAATTAGCTGTGTTGGTAGATAGAGGTCATAGGGAGTTTCCTATACGTCCAGATTATGTTGGAAAAAATATTCCAAGTTCAAAGGAAAGAGAAACTATTAAAGTTAGGATAAGTGAAGTAGATGAAGAAGATTCGGTGTATATATTGGACAAGGAGGAAGAACAGTGA
- a CDS encoding metal-sulfur cluster assembly factor, which produces MGKVTEEMVYNKLKEVIDFEIGLDVVSLGLVYEVKVDENDNVYVLMTMTTPMCPLAGLILQDAETKLREIEGINDVKVELTFDPPWTPDRVDPSVRAQLGI; this is translated from the coding sequence ATGGGAAAAGTAACAGAAGAAATGGTTTATAACAAGTTAAAAGAGGTTATTGATTTTGAAATTGGATTAGATGTAGTATCATTAGGATTAGTATATGAAGTAAAGGTTGATGAAAATGATAATGTGTATGTATTAATGACAATGACAACTCCTATGTGTCCGCTTGCAGGTCTAATTTTGCAAGATGCAGAGACCAAACTTAGAGAAATTGAAGGAATAAATGATGTAAAAGTTGAACTTACCTTTGATCCACCTTGGACTCCTGATAGAGTTGATCCAAGCGTAAGAGCTCAGTTAGGGATATGA
- a CDS encoding MBL fold metallo-hydrolase: MNIIAYSKALYTTWIYYSPERILFDAGEGVATLLNNKIYAIKHIFLTHGHVDHISGLWALINTRNNAMGDREKELNIYYPIGNKGIEEYLRFIKKMNSDLRFNLNVFPLKDGQIVYLREGNQPKYIKAFSVVHTYSEKSFGYHLYEVRKRLKKEFQSLSQKEIAELSRKYGSDYVSEKFEKKILTVSGDTYLLKKEDVFDTDILFHECTFFKKEDRKYKNHAVLEDIIDLIKDTKIKTLILYHISGRYGKRPERFLENFKEELKNINVHIVKPDKLFKL; the protein is encoded by the coding sequence TTGAATATAATAGCATATTCAAAAGCCTTATATACAACTTGGATTTATTATTCACCTGAGCGAATATTATTTGATGCTGGTGAAGGAGTTGCAACTTTATTAAATAATAAAATATATGCTATTAAGCATATATTTTTAACTCATGGCCATGTAGATCATATCTCAGGGTTATGGGCTTTAATTAATACTAGAAATAATGCAATGGGAGATAGAGAAAAGGAATTAAATATTTATTATCCAATTGGAAATAAGGGAATTGAAGAATATTTGAGATTTATTAAAAAGATGAATTCTGATTTAAGATTTAATTTAAATGTGTTTCCACTAAAAGATGGTCAAATTGTATATTTAAGAGAAGGAAATCAGCCAAAATACATTAAAGCATTTTCTGTGGTTCATACTTACAGTGAAAAAAGCTTTGGGTATCATTTATATGAGGTAAGAAAAAGATTAAAAAAAGAATTTCAAAGTCTAAGTCAAAAAGAAATTGCGGAACTTTCAAGAAAGTATGGAAGTGATTATGTTTCTGAAAAGTTTGAAAAGAAAATTTTAACAGTATCTGGTGATACTTATCTTTTAAAGAAAGAGGATGTTTTTGATACGGATATTTTATTTCATGAATGTACGTTTTTTAAGAAGGAAGATAGAAAATATAAAAATCATGCGGTTCTTGAAGACATTATTGATTTAATTAAAGATACCAAAATTAAAACGTTAATTTTGTATCACATTTCTGGAAGATACGGAAAAAGACCTGAGCGTTTTCTTGAAAATTTTAAAGAAGAATTAAAAAACATCAATGTTCATATTGTAAAGCCTGATAAACTATTCAAATTGTGA
- the rplI gene encoding 50S ribosomal protein L9: MKVVLLKDVAKIGKKGEVKNVSDGYARNFLIPKGLALEATPAVLKQLKAQKMKEEEEKKKIKQESEELLKLLQQHLYKIPVKTGGSGKLFGALTNADIAKAISEKTGKDIDKKHIVLNKPIKELGLYEITVKLPEGITGKIKVEVVQEGKN; the protein is encoded by the coding sequence ATGAAAGTTGTTTTGTTAAAGGATGTTGCAAAAATTGGTAAAAAAGGAGAAGTAAAGAATGTATCTGATGGATACGCTAGAAATTTTCTTATTCCAAAGGGTTTAGCGTTAGAAGCTACTCCTGCTGTTTTAAAACAACTTAAGGCACAAAAAATGAAAGAGGAAGAAGAAAAGAAAAAAATAAAACAAGAAAGTGAAGAGCTGCTAAAGCTTTTACAACAACATTTGTACAAAATACCTGTAAAAACTGGTGGAAGCGGGAAATTATTTGGTGCACTTACAAATGCGGATATTGCTAAAGCAATTTCCGAAAAAACGGGAAAAGATATTGACAAAAAACATATTGTTTTGAATAAACCAATAAAAGAACTTGGCTTATATGAAATAACAGTAAAGTTACCAGAGGGAATTACTGGAAAAATTAAAGTAGAAGTAGTTCAGGAGGGTAAAAATTGA
- the prmC gene encoding peptide chain release factor N(5)-glutamine methyltransferase codes for MTVYEALKIFKDRGLPELEAYLVIKKITGKTKEYLVIHPEYQFCEKNFFDLLNKRLIGFPLAYLLNEKSFYKHNFYVEEGVLIPRPETELLVENALKIINKEKIKKVAEIGVGSGAVIISILLERNCIGFGTDISKKALEIAKKNAKKFNVLDRLDLRLGKFLEPFKNEYDEIELIVSNPPYVKNNSDLQKEVMFEPKEALLGGEDGLDFYREFLSSYDLQGKIVIMEIGHDQGDFFRKKGWDVIKDYSGNDRIVIKDFRR; via the coding sequence ATGACGGTTTATGAAGCATTAAAAATTTTCAAAGATAGAGGGCTTCCTGAATTGGAAGCCTATCTTGTTATAAAAAAAATTACCGGTAAAACTAAAGAATATTTGGTTATTCATCCTGAATATCAGTTTTGCGAGAAAAATTTTTTTGATCTTTTAAATAAAAGGTTAATAGGATTTCCATTAGCATATTTATTAAATGAAAAAAGCTTTTACAAACATAATTTTTATGTAGAAGAAGGAGTTTTGATTCCAAGGCCTGAAACAGAATTACTTGTTGAAAATGCATTGAAAATAATCAATAAAGAAAAGATAAAGAAAGTTGCCGAAATAGGTGTTGGAAGTGGTGCAGTAATCATTTCTATATTACTTGAAAGAAATTGTATTGGTTTTGGAACGGATATCTCGAAAAAAGCTTTGGAAATAGCAAAAAAGAATGCAAAAAAGTTCAATGTACTCGATAGATTAGATTTAAGATTAGGTAAATTTTTAGAACCATTCAAAAATGAATATGATGAAATTGAGCTTATTGTATCAAATCCTCCTTATGTTAAAAATAATTCAGACCTTCAAAAGGAAGTTATGTTCGAACCCAAGGAAGCTTTACTTGGTGGAGAAGATGGTTTAGATTTTTATAGAGAATTTTTAAGCAGCTACGATTTACAAGGAAAGATTGTAATTATGGAAATAGGACATGATCAAGGTGATTTTTTTAGAAAAAAAGGATGGGATGTAATTAAGGATTATTCAGGAAACGATAGAATAGTAATAAAAGATTTTCGGAGGTGA
- the tgt gene encoding tRNA guanosine(34) transglycosylase Tgt, whose protein sequence is MALKFELLKISGNARRGRIHLPHGVVETPTFMPVGTNANVKLMIPRLLDEVGAQIILGNAFHLYLKPGLDVFRFHGGIHNFMNWQKPVLTDSGGFQVFSLREGRKITEDGVLIRSPLDGSKHMITPELSMEIQHAIGSDIVMAFDYCAEPGISHQDAVVALELTSLWAERSLKKLRSLSDQAIFGIVQGAFFKDLRLRSAKEITSMNFDGFAIGGLSVGEEYDITLDMTKFTAPMLPENKPRYFMGAGSPKLIVDLVDSGIDMFDSVLPTRVARHGQALTWKGKLNIRSAKYKFSKEPIDESCDCYTCRNFSRSYIRHLFDRGEVLGQILLTIHNLHFMMDLSKKIRESIENDTFQELRGEVLKYYA, encoded by the coding sequence ATGGCTTTGAAATTTGAATTGTTAAAAATTTCCGGAAATGCTAGAAGAGGAAGAATTCATCTTCCACATGGTGTTGTAGAAACGCCGACGTTTATGCCTGTTGGAACGAATGCGAATGTAAAATTAATGATTCCAAGACTTTTAGATGAAGTTGGAGCGCAAATTATATTGGGGAACGCGTTTCATTTGTACCTTAAGCCCGGATTAGATGTTTTTAGATTTCATGGTGGAATTCATAATTTTATGAATTGGCAAAAGCCAGTACTAACCGATAGTGGTGGATTCCAGGTTTTTAGTTTAAGGGAAGGTCGAAAAATTACCGAGGATGGAGTCTTAATACGTTCTCCTTTGGATGGTAGTAAACACATGATTACCCCTGAACTTTCGATGGAAATTCAACACGCTATTGGTTCAGATATAGTAATGGCTTTTGACTATTGTGCAGAACCTGGAATAAGTCATCAAGATGCGGTAGTTGCGCTTGAGCTTACAAGTCTTTGGGCTGAAAGGAGTTTAAAAAAGCTTCGTTCACTTTCTGATCAAGCAATATTTGGAATAGTTCAGGGTGCTTTTTTCAAAGATTTAAGGCTTAGAAGTGCTAAAGAAATAACAAGTATGAATTTTGACGGATTTGCAATTGGTGGATTAAGTGTTGGCGAAGAATATGATATTACTCTTGATATGACTAAATTTACTGCTCCTATGCTTCCAGAAAACAAGCCAAGATATTTTATGGGAGCAGGTTCCCCAAAATTAATTGTTGATTTGGTGGATTCTGGTATTGACATGTTTGACAGTGTCTTGCCTACACGAGTTGCAAGGCATGGACAAGCTTTAACTTGGAAAGGGAAACTCAATATAAGATCAGCAAAATACAAATTCAGTAAAGAACCAATTGATGAAAGTTGTGATTGTTATACATGTAGAAATTTTTCAAGGTCTTATATAAGACATTTATTTGACAGGGGGGAAGTACTGGGCCAAATACTTCTAACTATTCACAACTTACATTTTATGATGGATTTAAGTAAAAAGATAAGAGAAAGTATTGAAAATGATACTTTCCAGGAGCTAAGGGGGGAGGTTTTAAAATATTATGCGTAA
- a CDS encoding TolB family protein: protein MKKMLILAFSFISYILFSYTIGVVTSYSTETYNLLVDASNLINEEYSEYKDYVKFINSSSDVTCDYYVNLYLTYDSTNNLYKATYEDFDYVVSSVYSPNGYKKYSTFLEEIVYYPLEKISINKLKKRDFDNYLRLTFSPGVDEYGDFKDGKFLYITDRLGGNRNLAYIDIQNEKIKLLPVWGSSEYYPRFSPDMKMVLFQGSLHGNWSIYTMPFGVNDYSKKIKKISGSNLPSYTPVWYDNNNVLYIQDTEKGNVMIMANIYNGEKQVLDVYGDMVFTPFVYDGDIYYTSLNGANFGIYKYVDGENLKVEDSFYNEHDPVIYKNKLIFTSNRDGIYRIWMKDLDTSSVTCLTSDINYDVFYPTVSDGLLFFSVYKDGKEPDIFVKKLDF from the coding sequence ATGAAAAAAATGTTAATTTTAGCCTTTTCCTTTATTTCGTATATTTTGTTTTCTTATACCATTGGTGTAGTAACTAGTTACAGTACAGAAACATATAATTTGCTTGTTGATGCAAGTAATCTTATAAATGAAGAGTATAGTGAATATAAGGATTATGTGAAATTTATTAATTCTTCATCAGATGTAACATGCGATTATTATGTAAATCTCTATTTAACTTATGATTCAACTAATAATTTATATAAGGCAACATACGAGGATTTTGATTATGTTGTCAGTAGTGTTTATTCTCCAAATGGTTATAAAAAATATAGTACTTTTTTAGAGGAAATAGTTTATTATCCTCTGGAAAAAATTTCAATAAATAAACTTAAAAAAAGAGATTTTGACAATTATTTAAGATTAACATTTTCCCCAGGAGTTGATGAATATGGAGATTTTAAAGATGGAAAATTTCTTTATATAACTGATAGATTAGGCGGGAATAGAAATTTAGCATATATTGATATTCAAAATGAGAAAATTAAACTTTTGCCTGTTTGGGGTAGCAGTGAGTACTATCCAAGGTTTTCACCGGATATGAAAATGGTACTATTTCAAGGTTCATTGCATGGAAACTGGAGCATCTATACTATGCCTTTTGGAGTTAATGATTATTCAAAAAAAATTAAAAAAATTTCTGGCAGTAATTTACCATCTTATACTCCTGTATGGTATGATAATAATAACGTTTTATATATACAAGATACTGAAAAAGGAAATGTAATGATAATGGCAAACATTTATAATGGTGAAAAGCAAGTTTTAGATGTTTATGGAGATATGGTTTTTACACCATTTGTTTATGATGGAGATATATATTATACCTCTTTAAATGGTGCAAATTTTGGTATATATAAATATGTTGATGGAGAAAATTTAAAAGTGGAAGATAGTTTTTATAACGAGCACGATCCAGTTATCTATAAAAACAAATTAATTTTCACATCTAATAGGGATGGAATATATAGGATTTGGATGAAAGATTTGGATACATCTAGTGTTACATGTTTAACTAGTGATATTAATTATGATGTATTTTATCCTACAGTAAGTGATGGCCTTTTATTCTTTTCAGTTTATAAAGATGGAAAAGAGCCAGATATTTTTGTTAAAAAATTAGATTTCTAA
- a CDS encoding metallophosphoesterase, with protein MKRYLFLSDLHIGNGSAKDDFEHDEHFEKLMLDFSDFSNVDLFIVGDGFELVESSSKLDFDLLNYEESIQSVSSDIIEEIEVKHPKVFSSLRKFAKNGNRIFYIIGNHDYYIYKNKGLLEKLLEKIPNLTIKPYHYDETLKMLVIHGNQFDPVNKFAVDKATGKILPPLGEYIVRYMIKNFDEKVYGKVPSEILRDYDNVRPTLDLFDWFEIVSKKYDLGIDLLRFWMEEFLGMMKSLEAKKWMKTNYPFWSNFSKVFLNNFGGIKLGEIIVRVIMNLRKFKRTDYLIKKAKKVLKGQINYEKHFIGYDYRNDIEEVNGVIMGHIHKNTFNIFNVSNKPKYYINCGSWKPVVEKMHGKKFQRRSELFYALLTVNGDVEIVTSTVNVLKKREVIF; from the coding sequence ATGAAAAGGTACTTATTTTTGAGTGATTTGCACATAGGAAATGGGAGCGCGAAGGATGATTTTGAGCACGACGAGCATTTTGAAAAGTTAATGTTAGATTTTTCCGATTTTTCAAATGTGGATTTATTTATAGTCGGGGATGGATTTGAACTGGTTGAAAGTAGTTCAAAATTAGATTTTGATTTGCTTAATTATGAAGAATCTATTCAAAGCGTTAGTTCTGATATTATAGAAGAAATTGAGGTAAAACATCCAAAAGTTTTTTCGAGCTTAAGAAAATTTGCTAAAAATGGTAATAGAATTTTCTATATAATTGGAAATCATGATTATTATATTTATAAAAATAAGGGTTTATTGGAAAAGCTTTTAGAGAAAATTCCAAATTTAACTATAAAGCCATATCACTATGACGAAACTTTAAAAATGTTGGTTATCCACGGTAATCAGTTTGATCCAGTAAATAAATTTGCCGTAGATAAAGCAACAGGAAAAATACTTCCACCACTTGGTGAATATATTGTCAGATATATGATAAAAAATTTTGATGAAAAGGTGTATGGTAAAGTACCAAGCGAAATTTTAAGAGATTATGATAACGTTCGACCTACTCTTGATTTATTTGATTGGTTTGAGATAGTTTCTAAGAAGTATGACTTAGGAATTGATCTTTTGAGATTTTGGATGGAAGAATTTTTAGGAATGATGAAAAGCCTTGAAGCAAAGAAATGGATGAAAACCAATTATCCTTTTTGGAGTAATTTTTCAAAAGTATTTTTGAACAATTTTGGAGGTATAAAGTTAGGTGAGATAATTGTAAGAGTAATAATGAATTTGAGAAAATTTAAAAGAACGGATTATTTGATAAAAAAGGCTAAAAAGGTATTAAAAGGCCAGATTAATTATGAAAAACATTTTATAGGGTATGACTATAGAAATGATATAGAAGAAGTCAATGGAGTTATTATGGGACACATTCACAAAAATACGTTTAATATTTTTAACGTTTCAAATAAGCCAAAGTATTATATAAATTGTGGCTCGTGGAAACCGGTTGTAGAGAAAATGCATGGCAAAAAATTTCAAAGAAGAAGTGAATTATTCTATGCCCTTTTGACAGTTAATGGTGATGTTGAAATTGTAACTTCGACTGTGAATGTTTTAAAAAAGCGGGAAGTGATATTTTGA